In Vicugna pacos chromosome 10, VicPac4, whole genome shotgun sequence, the following proteins share a genomic window:
- the MADD gene encoding MAP kinase-activating death domain protein isoform X28 translates to MVQKKKFCPRLLDYLVIVGARHPSSDSVAQTPELLRRYPLEDHPEFPLPPDVVFFCQPEGCLSVRQRRMSLRDDTSFVFTLTDKDTGVTRYGICVNFYRSFQKRMPKEKGDAGAGSRGKQGPRATCVSEEAGTENSESGSSLQPPSADSTSDVSQSPRGKHRAKAGSRSRNSTLTSLCVLSHYPFFSTFRECLYTLKRLVDCCSERLLGKKLGIPRGIQRDTMWRIFTGSLLVEEKSSALLHDLREIEAWIYRLLRSPVPVSGQKRVDIEVLPQELQQALTFALPDPSRFTLVDFPLHLPLELLGVDACLQVLTCILLEHKVVLQSRDYNALSMSVMAFVAMIYPLEYMFPVIPLLPTCMASAEQLLLAPTPYIIGVPASFFLYKLDFKMPDDVWLVDLDSNRVIAPTNAEVLPILPEPESLELKKHLKQALASMSLNTQPILNLEKFHEGQEIPLLLGRPSNDLQSTPSTEFNPLIYGNDVDSVDVATRVAMVRFFNSPNVLQGFQMHTRTLRLFPRPVVAFQAGSFLASRPRQTPFAEKLARTQAVEYFGEWILNPTNYAFQRIHNNMFDPALIGDKPKWYAHQLQPIHYRVYDSSSQLAEALRVPPERDSDSDPTDDSGSDSMDYDDSSSSYSSLGDFVSEMMKCDINGDTPNVDPLTHAALGDASEVAIDELQNPKEAEEPGPDGENSRENPPLRSSSSTTASSSPSTIIHGATSEPADSTEMDDKAAVGISKPFPSVPPSIGKSNVDKRQAEIGEGAQKLLRPNSLKLASDSDAESDSRASSPTSTVSNNSTEGFGGIMSFASSLYRNHSTSFSLSNLTLPAKGAREKTTPFPSLKVFGLNTLMEIVTEAGPGSGEGNRRALVDQKSSVIKHSPTVKREPPSPQGRSSNSSENQQFLKEVVHSVLDGQGVGWLNMKKVRRLLESEQLRVFVLSKLNRTVQSEDDARQDIIPDVEISRKVYKGMLDLLKCTVLSLEQSYAHAGLGGMASIFGLLEIAQTHYYSKEPDKRKRSPTESINTPVGKDPGLAGRGDAKAMAQLRVPQLGPRASSAPGRSPKELDTRSLKEENFVASVGPEVIKPVFDIGETEEKKSQVSADSGVSLTSGSQRTDPDSVIGVSPAVMIRSSSQDSEVSNSSGETLGADSDLSSNAGDGPGGEGGAHLAGSRGTLSDSEIETNSATSAIFGKAHSLKPSVKEKLVGSPVRSSEDVSQRVYLYEGLLGRDKGSMWDQLEDAAMETFSISKERSTLWDQMQFWEDAFLDAVMLEREGMGMDQGPQEMIDRYLSLGEHDRKRLEDDEDRLLATLLHNLVSYMLLMKVNKNDIRKKVRRLMGKSHIGLVYSQQINEVLDQLANLNGRDLSIRSSGSRHMKKQTFVVHAGTDTNGDIFFMEVCDDCVVLRSNIGTVYERWWYEKLINMTYCPKTKVLCLWRRNGSETQLNKFYTKKCRELYYCVKDSMERAAARQQSIKPGPELGGEFPVQDMKTGEGGLLQVTLEGINLKFMHNQFLKLKKW, encoded by the exons ATGGTGCAAAAGAAGAAGTTCTGTCCTCGGTTACTTGACTATCTAGTGATCGTAGGGGCCAG GCACCCGAGCAGTGACAGTGTGGCCCAGACTCCAGAATTGCTAAGGCGGTACCCGTTAGAGGATCACCCTGAGTTTCCCCTGCCCCCAGATGTCGTGTTCTTCTGCCAGCCAGAGGGCTGTCTGAGTGTGCGGCAGCGGCGCATGAGCCTGCGGGACGACACCTCTTTTGTCTTCACTCTCACCGACAAGGACACTGGAGTCACGCGTTATGGCATCTGTGTTAACTTCTACCGCTCCTTCCAGAAACGCATGCCTAAGGAAAAGGGGGATGCTGGGGCAGGGTCCCGTGGGAAGCAAGGACCCCGTGCCACCTGCGTCTCAGAAGAGGCTGGCACTGAGAACTCAGAGAGTGGCTCGTCCCTGCAGCCTCCCAGTGCTGACTCCACCTCGGACGTGAGCCAGTCTCCTCGGGGCAAACACCGGGCCAAGGCAGGGAGCCGCTCCCGCAACAGCACTCTGACATCGCTGTGTGTGCTCAGCCACTACCCCTTCTTCTCCACCTTCCGAGAGTGTCTGTACACCCTCAAACGCCTGGTGGACTGCTGTAGTGAGCGGCTGCTGGGCAAGAAACTAGGTATCCCTCGAGGCATACAAAG GGACACCATGTGGCGCATCTTTACCGGATCATTGTTAGTAGAAGAGAAGTCAAGTGCCCTTCTGCATGACCTTCGAGAGATTGAGGCCTGGATTTATCGATTGCTGCGCTCCCCAGTACCCGTCTCCGGGCAGAAGCGAGTGGACATTGAGGTCCTACCCCAGGAGCTCCAGCAAGCTCTGACCTTTGCTCTTCCAGACCCCTCTCGATTCACCCTGGTAGATTTCCCACTGCACCTTCCCTTGGAACTTCTGGGTGTGGATGCCTGCCTTCAGGTGCTAACCTGCATCCTATTAGAGCACAAG GTGGTGCTACAGTCCCGAGACTACAACGCACTCTCCATGTCCGTGATGGCATTTGTGGCAATGATCTATCCCTTGGAGTATATGTTTCCTGTTATCCCACTGCTGCCCACCTGCATGGCATCTGCAGAACAG CTGCTGTTGGCTCCAACACCGTACATCATCGGGGTCCCTGCCAGCTTCTTCCTCTATAAATTGGACTTCAAAATGCCTGATGACGTATGGCTAGTGGATCTGGACAGCAACAGG GTGATTGCCCCCACCAATGCAGAAGTGCTGCCTATCCTGCCAGAACCAGAATCATTAGAGttgaaaaaacatttaaagcag GCTCTCGCCAGCATGAGTCTCAACACCCAGCCCATCCTCAATCTGGAGAAATTCCATGAGGGCCAAGAGATCCCTCTTCTCTTGGGAAGGCCTTCTAATGACCTGCAGTCCACACCTTCTACAGAATTCAACCCACTCATCTATGGCAATGATGTGGATTCTGTGGATGTCGCAACCAG AGTGGCCATGGTCCGTTTCTTCAACTCCCCCAACGTGCTGCAGGGCTTTCAGATGCACACACGTACCCTGCGTCTCTTCCCCCGGCCCGTGGTAGCTTTTCAAGCTGGCTCCTTTCTAGCCTCACGTCCCCGGCAGACTCCTTTTGCTGAGAAATTGGCCAGGACTCAGGCTGTGGAGTACTTTGGAGAATGGATCCTCAACCCCACCAACTATGCCTTTCAGCGAATTCACAACA ACATGTTCGATCCAGCCCTGATTGGCGACAAGCCAAAGTGGTACGCCCACCAGCTGCAGCCCATCCACTATCGGGTCTACGACAGCAGCTCCCAGCTGGCTGAGGCGCTGCGCGTGCCGCCAGAGCGCGACTCTGACTCTGACCCTACTGATGACAG TGGCAGTGATAGTATGGATTATGATGACTCAAGCTCTTCTTACTCCTCCCTTGGTGACTTTGTCAGTGAAATGATGAAATGTGACATCAATGGTGATACTCCTA ATGTGGATCCTCTGACACACGCAGCACTGGGGGACGCCAGTGAGGTAGCAATTGATGAGCTGCAAAACCCAAAGGAAGCAGAGGAGCCTGGCCCAGATGGCGAGAACTCTCGGGAAAACCCCCCTCTGCGTTCTAGCTCCAGCACCACCGCCAGCAGTAGCCCCAGCACCATCATCCATGGAGCCACTTCT GAACCTGCCGACTCAACAGAGATGGATGATAAGGCAGCAGTGGGCATCTCCAAGCCCTTCCCCTCTGTGCCTCCCAGCATTGGCAAATCGAACGTGGACAAGCGTCAGGCAGAAATTGGAGAGGG GGCTCAAAAGCTGCTGCGGCCCAACAGCTTGAAACTGGCAAGCGACTCAGATGCAGAGTCAGACTCTCGAGCGAGCTCGCCCACCTCCACCGTCTCCAACAACAGCACCGAAGGCTTCGGGGGCATCATGTCTTTCGCCA GCAGCCTCTATCGGAATCACAGCACGAGCTTCAGTCTTTCAAACCTCACCCTGCCTGCCAAAGGTGCCCGAGAGAAGACCACCCCCTTCCCCAGTCTGAAAG TATTTGGGCTAAATACTCTAATGGAGATTGTTACTGAAGCCGGCCCCGGGAGTGGTGAAG gaaacagaaggGCCTTAGTCGACCAGAAGTCATCTGTCATTAAACACAGCCCAACAGTGAAAAGAGAGCCTCCATCACCTCAGGgtcgatccagcaattccag TGAGAACCAGCAGTTCCTGAAGGAGGTGGTGCACAGCGTGCTGGATGGCCAGGGAGTTGGCTGGCTCAACATGAAGAAGGTGCGACGGCTGCTGGAGAGCGAGCAGCTGCGAGTCTTTGTCCTGAGCAAGCTGAATCGCACAGTGCAGTCAGAGGACGATGCCCGGCAGGACATCATCCCAGATGTG GAGATCAGTCGGAAGGTATACAAGGGCATGTTAGACCTGCTCAAGTGCACGGTCCTCAGTCTGGAGCAGTCCTATGCCCACGCAGGTCTGGGAGGCATGGCCAGCATCTTTGGGCTTCTGGAGATCGCCCAGACCCACTACTATAGTAAAG AACCAGACAAGCGGAAGAGGAGTCCAACAGAGAGCATAAACACACCAGTTGGCAAGGACCCTGGCCTGGCTGGGCGGGGAGACGCGAAAGCCATGGCACAGCTGAGAGTTCCCCAGCTGGGGCCCCGGGCATCGAGTGCTCCAGGAAGGAGTCCCAAGGAATTGGACACCAGAAGTTTAAAGGAAGAGAATTTTGTAGCATCTGTTG GGCCTGAAGTAATCAAACCTGTCTTTGACATTGGTGAGACGGAGGAGAAGAAGTCCCAGGTCAGCGCAGACAGTGGTGTGAGCCTGACATCTGGTTCCCAG AGGACTGATCCAGACTCTGTCATCGGTGTGAGTCCAGCTGTTATGATCCGAAGCTCAAGTCAGGACTCTGAA gtGAGCAATAGCTCTGGAGAGACCCTTGGGGCGGACAGTGACCTGAGCAGCAACGCAGGTGATGGACCAGGCGGTGAGGGCGGCGCCCACTTGGCGGGCTCTCGGGGCACTTTGTCTGATAGTGAAATTGAAACCAACTCTGCCACCAGCGCCATCTTT GGTAAAGCCCACAGCTTGAAGCCAAGTGTAAAGGAGAAGCTGGTGGGCAGCCCAGTTCGCTCTTCTGAAGATGTAAGCCAGCGAGTCTATCTCTACGAAGGACTCTTAG GAAGGGACAAAGGATCGATGTGGGACCAGTTAGAGGATGCTGCTATGGAGACCTTTTCTATAA GCAAAGAGCGTTCTACTTTGTGGGACCAAATGCAGTTCTGGGAAGATGCGTTCTTAGATGCTGTGATGTTGGAGAGAGAAGGGATGGGTATGGACCAGGGCCCTCAGGAAATGATAGACAG GTACCTGTCCCTGGGAGAGCATGACCGGAAGCGCCTAGAGGATGATGAAGATCGTTTGCTGGCCACACTCTTGCACAACCTCGTCTCCTACATGCTGCTGATGAAG GTAAATAAGAATGACATCCGGAAGAAGGTGAGGCGCCTGATGGGAAAGTCCCACATTGGGCTTGTGTACAGCCAGCAAATCAACGAAGTGCTCGACCAGCTGGCAAACCTG AATGGACGTGATCTCTCTATCCGGTCCAGTGGCAGCCGGCACATGAAGAAGCAGACATTTGTGGTACATGCGGGGACAGACACAAATGGAGACATCTTTTTCATGGAG
- the MADD gene encoding MAP kinase-activating death domain protein isoform X30 — protein sequence MVQKKKFCPRLLDYLVIVGARHPSSDSVAQTPELLRRYPLEDHPEFPLPPDVVFFCQPEGCLSVRQRRMSLRDDTSFVFTLTDKDTGVTRYGICVNFYRSFQKRMPKEKGDAGAGSRGKQGPRATCVSEEAGTENSESGSSLQPPSADSTSDVSQSPRGKHRAKAGSRSRNSTLTSLCVLSHYPFFSTFRECLYTLKRLVDCCSERLLGKKLGIPRGIQRDTMWRIFTGSLLVEEKSSALLHDLREIEAWIYRLLRSPVPVSGQKRVDIEVLPQELQQALTFALPDPSRFTLVDFPLHLPLELLGVDACLQVLTCILLEHKVVLQSRDYNALSMSVMAFVAMIYPLEYMFPVIPLLPTCMASAEQLLLAPTPYIIGVPASFFLYKLDFKMPDDVWLVDLDSNRVIAPTNAEVLPILPEPESLELKKHLKQALASMSLNTQPILNLEKFHEGQEIPLLLGRPSNDLQSTPSTEFNPLIYGNDVDSVDVATRVAMVRFFNSPNVLQGFQMHTRTLRLFPRPVVAFQAGSFLASRPRQTPFAEKLARTQAVEYFGEWILNPTNYAFQRIHNNMFDPALIGDKPKWYAHQLQPIHYRVYDSSSQLAEALRVPPERDSDSDPTDDSGSDSMDYDDSSSSYSSLGDFVSEMMKCDINGDTPNVDPLTHAALGDASEVAIDELQNPKEAEEPGPDGENSRENPPLRSSSSTTASSSPSTIIHGATSEPADSTEMDDKAAVGISKPFPSVPPSIGKSNVDKRQAEIGEGAQKLLRPNSLKLASDSDAESDSRASSPTSTVSNNSTEGFGGIMSFASSLYRNHSTSFSLSNLTLPAKGAREKTTPFPSLKGNRRALVDQKSSVIKHSPTVKREPPSPQGRSSNSSENQQFLKEVVHSVLDGQGVGWLNMKKVRRLLESEQLRVFVLSKLNRTVQSEDDARQDIIPDVEISRKVYKGMLDLLKCTVLSLEQSYAHAGLGGMASIFGLLEIAQTHYYSKEPDKRKRSPTESINTPVGKDPGLAGRGDAKAMAQLRVPQLGPRASSAPGRSPKELDTRSLKEENFVASVGPEVIKPVFDIGETEEKKSQVSADSGVSLTSGSQRTDPDSVIGVSPAVMIRSSSQDSEVSTVSNSSGETLGADSDLSSNAGDGPGGEGGAHLAGSRGTLSDSEIETNSATSAIFGKAHSLKPSVKEKLVGSPVRSSEDVSQRVYLYEGLLGRDKGSMWDQLEDAAMETFSISKERSTLWDQMQFWEDAFLDAVMLEREGMGMDQGPQEMIDRYLSLGEHDRKRLEDDEDRLLATLLHNLVSYMLLMKVNKNDIRKKVRRLMGKSHIGLVYSQQINEVLDQLANLNGRDLSIRSSGSRHMKKQTFVVHAGTDTNGDIFFMEVCDDCVVLRSNIGTVYERWWYEKLINMTYCPKTKVLCLWRRNGSETQLNKFYTKKCRELYYCVKDSMERAAARQQSIKPGPELGGEFPVQDMKTGEGGLLQVTLEGINLKFMHNQFLKLKKW from the exons ATGGTGCAAAAGAAGAAGTTCTGTCCTCGGTTACTTGACTATCTAGTGATCGTAGGGGCCAG GCACCCGAGCAGTGACAGTGTGGCCCAGACTCCAGAATTGCTAAGGCGGTACCCGTTAGAGGATCACCCTGAGTTTCCCCTGCCCCCAGATGTCGTGTTCTTCTGCCAGCCAGAGGGCTGTCTGAGTGTGCGGCAGCGGCGCATGAGCCTGCGGGACGACACCTCTTTTGTCTTCACTCTCACCGACAAGGACACTGGAGTCACGCGTTATGGCATCTGTGTTAACTTCTACCGCTCCTTCCAGAAACGCATGCCTAAGGAAAAGGGGGATGCTGGGGCAGGGTCCCGTGGGAAGCAAGGACCCCGTGCCACCTGCGTCTCAGAAGAGGCTGGCACTGAGAACTCAGAGAGTGGCTCGTCCCTGCAGCCTCCCAGTGCTGACTCCACCTCGGACGTGAGCCAGTCTCCTCGGGGCAAACACCGGGCCAAGGCAGGGAGCCGCTCCCGCAACAGCACTCTGACATCGCTGTGTGTGCTCAGCCACTACCCCTTCTTCTCCACCTTCCGAGAGTGTCTGTACACCCTCAAACGCCTGGTGGACTGCTGTAGTGAGCGGCTGCTGGGCAAGAAACTAGGTATCCCTCGAGGCATACAAAG GGACACCATGTGGCGCATCTTTACCGGATCATTGTTAGTAGAAGAGAAGTCAAGTGCCCTTCTGCATGACCTTCGAGAGATTGAGGCCTGGATTTATCGATTGCTGCGCTCCCCAGTACCCGTCTCCGGGCAGAAGCGAGTGGACATTGAGGTCCTACCCCAGGAGCTCCAGCAAGCTCTGACCTTTGCTCTTCCAGACCCCTCTCGATTCACCCTGGTAGATTTCCCACTGCACCTTCCCTTGGAACTTCTGGGTGTGGATGCCTGCCTTCAGGTGCTAACCTGCATCCTATTAGAGCACAAG GTGGTGCTACAGTCCCGAGACTACAACGCACTCTCCATGTCCGTGATGGCATTTGTGGCAATGATCTATCCCTTGGAGTATATGTTTCCTGTTATCCCACTGCTGCCCACCTGCATGGCATCTGCAGAACAG CTGCTGTTGGCTCCAACACCGTACATCATCGGGGTCCCTGCCAGCTTCTTCCTCTATAAATTGGACTTCAAAATGCCTGATGACGTATGGCTAGTGGATCTGGACAGCAACAGG GTGATTGCCCCCACCAATGCAGAAGTGCTGCCTATCCTGCCAGAACCAGAATCATTAGAGttgaaaaaacatttaaagcag GCTCTCGCCAGCATGAGTCTCAACACCCAGCCCATCCTCAATCTGGAGAAATTCCATGAGGGCCAAGAGATCCCTCTTCTCTTGGGAAGGCCTTCTAATGACCTGCAGTCCACACCTTCTACAGAATTCAACCCACTCATCTATGGCAATGATGTGGATTCTGTGGATGTCGCAACCAG AGTGGCCATGGTCCGTTTCTTCAACTCCCCCAACGTGCTGCAGGGCTTTCAGATGCACACACGTACCCTGCGTCTCTTCCCCCGGCCCGTGGTAGCTTTTCAAGCTGGCTCCTTTCTAGCCTCACGTCCCCGGCAGACTCCTTTTGCTGAGAAATTGGCCAGGACTCAGGCTGTGGAGTACTTTGGAGAATGGATCCTCAACCCCACCAACTATGCCTTTCAGCGAATTCACAACA ACATGTTCGATCCAGCCCTGATTGGCGACAAGCCAAAGTGGTACGCCCACCAGCTGCAGCCCATCCACTATCGGGTCTACGACAGCAGCTCCCAGCTGGCTGAGGCGCTGCGCGTGCCGCCAGAGCGCGACTCTGACTCTGACCCTACTGATGACAG TGGCAGTGATAGTATGGATTATGATGACTCAAGCTCTTCTTACTCCTCCCTTGGTGACTTTGTCAGTGAAATGATGAAATGTGACATCAATGGTGATACTCCTA ATGTGGATCCTCTGACACACGCAGCACTGGGGGACGCCAGTGAGGTAGCAATTGATGAGCTGCAAAACCCAAAGGAAGCAGAGGAGCCTGGCCCAGATGGCGAGAACTCTCGGGAAAACCCCCCTCTGCGTTCTAGCTCCAGCACCACCGCCAGCAGTAGCCCCAGCACCATCATCCATGGAGCCACTTCT GAACCTGCCGACTCAACAGAGATGGATGATAAGGCAGCAGTGGGCATCTCCAAGCCCTTCCCCTCTGTGCCTCCCAGCATTGGCAAATCGAACGTGGACAAGCGTCAGGCAGAAATTGGAGAGGG GGCTCAAAAGCTGCTGCGGCCCAACAGCTTGAAACTGGCAAGCGACTCAGATGCAGAGTCAGACTCTCGAGCGAGCTCGCCCACCTCCACCGTCTCCAACAACAGCACCGAAGGCTTCGGGGGCATCATGTCTTTCGCCA GCAGCCTCTATCGGAATCACAGCACGAGCTTCAGTCTTTCAAACCTCACCCTGCCTGCCAAAGGTGCCCGAGAGAAGACCACCCCCTTCCCCAGTCTGAAAG gaaacagaaggGCCTTAGTCGACCAGAAGTCATCTGTCATTAAACACAGCCCAACAGTGAAAAGAGAGCCTCCATCACCTCAGGgtcgatccagcaattccag TGAGAACCAGCAGTTCCTGAAGGAGGTGGTGCACAGCGTGCTGGATGGCCAGGGAGTTGGCTGGCTCAACATGAAGAAGGTGCGACGGCTGCTGGAGAGCGAGCAGCTGCGAGTCTTTGTCCTGAGCAAGCTGAATCGCACAGTGCAGTCAGAGGACGATGCCCGGCAGGACATCATCCCAGATGTG GAGATCAGTCGGAAGGTATACAAGGGCATGTTAGACCTGCTCAAGTGCACGGTCCTCAGTCTGGAGCAGTCCTATGCCCACGCAGGTCTGGGAGGCATGGCCAGCATCTTTGGGCTTCTGGAGATCGCCCAGACCCACTACTATAGTAAAG AACCAGACAAGCGGAAGAGGAGTCCAACAGAGAGCATAAACACACCAGTTGGCAAGGACCCTGGCCTGGCTGGGCGGGGAGACGCGAAAGCCATGGCACAGCTGAGAGTTCCCCAGCTGGGGCCCCGGGCATCGAGTGCTCCAGGAAGGAGTCCCAAGGAATTGGACACCAGAAGTTTAAAGGAAGAGAATTTTGTAGCATCTGTTG GGCCTGAAGTAATCAAACCTGTCTTTGACATTGGTGAGACGGAGGAGAAGAAGTCCCAGGTCAGCGCAGACAGTGGTGTGAGCCTGACATCTGGTTCCCAG AGGACTGATCCAGACTCTGTCATCGGTGTGAGTCCAGCTGTTATGATCCGAAGCTCAAGTCAGGACTCTGAAGTTAGCACC gtGAGCAATAGCTCTGGAGAGACCCTTGGGGCGGACAGTGACCTGAGCAGCAACGCAGGTGATGGACCAGGCGGTGAGGGCGGCGCCCACTTGGCGGGCTCTCGGGGCACTTTGTCTGATAGTGAAATTGAAACCAACTCTGCCACCAGCGCCATCTTT GGTAAAGCCCACAGCTTGAAGCCAAGTGTAAAGGAGAAGCTGGTGGGCAGCCCAGTTCGCTCTTCTGAAGATGTAAGCCAGCGAGTCTATCTCTACGAAGGACTCTTAG GAAGGGACAAAGGATCGATGTGGGACCAGTTAGAGGATGCTGCTATGGAGACCTTTTCTATAA GCAAAGAGCGTTCTACTTTGTGGGACCAAATGCAGTTCTGGGAAGATGCGTTCTTAGATGCTGTGATGTTGGAGAGAGAAGGGATGGGTATGGACCAGGGCCCTCAGGAAATGATAGACAG GTACCTGTCCCTGGGAGAGCATGACCGGAAGCGCCTAGAGGATGATGAAGATCGTTTGCTGGCCACACTCTTGCACAACCTCGTCTCCTACATGCTGCTGATGAAG GTAAATAAGAATGACATCCGGAAGAAGGTGAGGCGCCTGATGGGAAAGTCCCACATTGGGCTTGTGTACAGCCAGCAAATCAACGAAGTGCTCGACCAGCTGGCAAACCTG AATGGACGTGATCTCTCTATCCGGTCCAGTGGCAGCCGGCACATGAAGAAGCAGACATTTGTGGTACATGCGGGGACAGACACAAATGGAGACATCTTTTTCATGGAG